The DNA region TTCTGGCTTCTTCTACCGGGTAGTAATTGTAATCGATGATCTTGTTCAGGTTTACTGTAGCCTGGTAAGTTACATCATACAATTTCTGGTGGTCAAATTCGCCATTGATGACGAACCTAGGCAAGGCCAGTGAAGCCAGGTTACATACTGCAACCTCATCTTTAGAAGTATATTCTATAATTTCTGTACAAAGATTAGAACTTTTTATGGTACCCAGGTTTTGCTGGTTAGACTTGCTGTTGGCTGCATCTTTATACAACAGGTACGGTGTACCGGTCTCAATCTGTGAATCCAGGATAGCAAACCACAATTCTTGTGCTTTAATGGTTTTACGTGCCCTTCCCTCTTTTTCATAACGCTCATACAAAGCATCGAACTCTTCGCCAAAACAATCTGCCAGTCCCGGTGCTTCATGCGGACAGAACAAACTCCAGTCGCCATTCTCTTCCACTCTTCTCATGAACAGGTCGCAAACCCAAAGAGCATAGAACAGGTCGCGTGCACGCAACTCCTCTTTACCATGGTTTTTACGCAGGTCAAGAAAGCTCAGCACATCGGCATGCCAAGGCTCAAGATAGATGGCAAAGGCACCTTTACGCTTACCGCCGCCCTGGTCTACATATCGGGCAGTATCGTTAAATACCTTTAACATTGGTACGATACCATTACTTGTACCGTTGGTACCGCCAATATAAGATCCGGTAGCCCTGATGTTATGGATACTGAGACCTATACCACCTGCACTCTGAGAAATTTTAGCGGTTTGTTTCAGGGTATCATAAATGCCTTCAATGCTATCGTCCTGCATCGTTAACAAGAAGCAGGAAGACATCTGTGGTTTAGGTGTAGCTGCATTGAACAGGGTTGGCGTAGCATGTGTAAACCAACGCTCGCTCATCAGGTTATAAGTTTCAATGGCACTGTCGATATCATTTTTGTGAATACCAACGGCAACACGCATAAATAAGTGCTGCGGGCGCTCTACAATCTGCCCATCAACTTTCAGCAGGTAAGATTTTTCCAGGGTTTTAAAGCCGAAATAATCAAAACCAAAATCACGGTCGTAGATGATGGTACTGTCCAGGATATCTGCATTTTTTTCGATCACTTCCCAAACATCATCTGCAATCAGGGATGCAGATTTTTCTGTTTTTGGGTCTACATATTTGTACAGCATCTCCATGGTTTTGGAGAATGACTTGGTGGTATTTTTATGAAGGTTGGATACCGCAATACGTGATGCCAACAAAGCATAATCCGGATGTTTTGTAGTTAAAGACGCTGCTGTTTCTGCAGCAAGATTATCCAGTTCAGATGTAGTAACACCATCATACAGCCCTTCAATTACCTTCTTGGCAACATCTATCGGGTCTACCAGCTCAGCATTAAAACCATAGCATAACTTCTCTATGCGAGCCGTTATCTTGTCAAATCTTACCGCTTCCTTGCGGCCATCTCTTTTTATTACAAACATATTTTTCAGGTATTTACAGTGCTTAATGAGTTTGAGAGCGGCAAACCCAACATAGGCACCCAATTATAATTTATTATCTATTTACTTACTGCTAACCTCAATAAGTATTAAAAATCATCATCCAATGAGAAAGCAGCAGCTTTATCCTCAGTTGATGTCAATACACCACTCTTCTGATAATCGCCAACCCTCTTTTCAAAGAAATTGGTTTTTCCCTGCAGGGAGATCATCTCCATGAAGTCGAACGGATTGGTCGCATTGTATATTTTAGCATAACCCAGTTCCTGTAACCATCTGTCGGCAACAAACTCTATGTATTGAGACATCAGCTTGGCATTCATACCAATTAAAGCTACCGGTAAGGCATCCGTAACAAACTCTTTTTCTATTTCTAC from Pedobacter africanus includes:
- a CDS encoding ribonucleoside-diphosphate reductase subunit alpha, yielding MFVIKRDGRKEAVRFDKITARIEKLCYGFNAELVDPIDVAKKVIEGLYDGVTTSELDNLAAETAASLTTKHPDYALLASRIAVSNLHKNTTKSFSKTMEMLYKYVDPKTEKSASLIADDVWEVIEKNADILDSTIIYDRDFGFDYFGFKTLEKSYLLKVDGQIVERPQHLFMRVAVGIHKNDIDSAIETYNLMSERWFTHATPTLFNAATPKPQMSSCFLLTMQDDSIEGIYDTLKQTAKISQSAGGIGLSIHNIRATGSYIGGTNGTSNGIVPMLKVFNDTARYVDQGGGKRKGAFAIYLEPWHADVLSFLDLRKNHGKEELRARDLFYALWVCDLFMRRVEENGDWSLFCPHEAPGLADCFGEEFDALYERYEKEGRARKTIKAQELWFAILDSQIETGTPYLLYKDAANSKSNQQNLGTIKSSNLCTEIIEYTSKDEVAVCNLASLALPRFVINGEFDHQKLYDVTYQATVNLNKIIDYNYYPVEEARNSNMRHRPVGLGVQGLADAFILMRLPFESEGARILNKEIFETIYFAAMTASHDLAVKNGPYETFKGSPLSEGKFQFDLWNVKPDSARWDWETLREKVVKDGVYNSLLVAPMPTASTSQILGNNECFEPYTSNIYTRRVLSGEFIVVNKHLLKDLVALGLWTPAMKDRIILANGSIQDIAEIPDYIKELYKTVWEIKMRSIIDMAADRGAYICQSQSLNLFINAPNTSKLTSMHFYAWKKGLKTGMYYLRTQAASQAVKFTVENQAGKNMEPVIPEHIEQSAEEIVEGPVCSMEEGCISCSG